In Malassezia vespertilionis chromosome 4, complete sequence, the DNA window ACAAATCATGCATAAAGATCACGCCCGATCCCGATATACACACAAACACCACTTAGTTCACACCGCATCACGCCCGATTGCATGCACGTACAAGAGAATCACGCGCGATCTGATTCGCACGCCCCTCGAATCACACATTCTGTGATCGTGAGAGTGTGTTGAGTGGCGACGAACGCTGTACAGGGCTGGGGGCCAATCGTACAAATACCGCACCTGCGCGTTCGATCTCCTCTCAGCATCAAGCTTCAATTCATCTAAGCAATGTCTGGTCGTGGAAAGGGTGGCAAAGGTCTCGGCAAGGGTGGCGCTAAGCGTCACCGCAAAATTTTGCGCGACAACATTCAGGGTATCACCAAACCCGCTATCCGCCGTCTCGCTCGCCGTGGTGGTGTCAAGCGTATCTCTGGTCTGATTTACGACGAGACCCGCGGTGTGCTCAAGCTTTTCCTTGAGAACGTTATTCGTGACGCTGTTACCTACACTgagcacgccaagcgcaagacTGTCACCTCCCTCGACGTCATTTACGCGCTCAAGCGCCAGGGCCGTACCCTTTACGGTTTCGGTGCATAAGTGGTTTGCTAGTCAATATACTCGTATCCACGCTACCTCTTTGTACTATTATGTTATATCATGCCTTAGACTGAATATGCGTTTGGCATTTTAATATTTTACTTTAAAGTGTGTGTTGTTGTTGTTACTGTGTTTAGTCTGCCGTAGTAAGGGACGTGggctgtgcagcggcgctggccaGGCAGTCggttgctgcgcagcgtacgctGGACCCTACGTCCCGTTACGAGCGCATCTTAACGCCGTGGATATACAAATGATTTACGTTATTCGGCCGAAGTATGTGTAACCCGGCTTTCTGCCAGGAAACCGGCCGAGTTCCCCGCAGCCGGCGGTAAAAGGCGTACCCGAACAGACCTTCTCCATTCCCTACCATGAGCTTTGCCACCCAAACCGGAAAAGACCAACTTGTTGCTAagcacgacgacgatgtCGTGAtctgtgcagcgctgcgctcgcctATCACGAAAGCCAAGAAGGGCGGTCTTGCTCAGGCTGCGCCAGAGGAGATGCTCGGTGTTGTCCTCAAGGCCATCATCCAGAAGACCAAGATTGACCCGAAGCTTATTGAGGATGTTTCCATTGGTAACGTGCTTCCCCCTGGTGGCGGTGCTACTTCTGCACGCCAGGCTGTCCTTTGGGCTGGCATTCCCAACACTGCTGCGGTGAACACTGTTAACCGCCAGTGCTCTTCTGGTCTCGCCTCGATCAACCAGATCGCCAACGAGATCCTTTCTCGTCAAATTGACATTGGTATTGCGGGTGGTGTTGAGTCCATGACTCTTAACTACGGCGCCGGTGTCATGCCGACCAAGATGTCTGACAGCGTCCTTGAAAACGAGGAGGCTGCCGACTGCCTTATGCCCATGGGTATTACCTCGGAGAATGTTGCTCGCAACTTCAACGTTACGCGTGAGAAGCAGGATGCCTTTGCTGCCGagtcgcagcgccgtgctgccGAGGCCCAGAAGGCCGGCAAGTTTAAGGAGGAGATCGTTACGATCAACTACGTTGATGACGATGGCAAGGAGCGTGTTGTTTCCGAGGACGATGGTATTCGTGCTGGTGTGACAAAGGAGtcgctcggcaagctcaAGCCTGCGTTTGCCGCCGACGGCACCACCCACGCCGGTAACGCCTCTCAAGTCTCGGACGGTGCCGCCGCTGTTCTTTTGGCCCGCCGTAGCATTGCCAAGAAGTACAACCTGCCTATTCTCGGCAAGTACAGCGGTGCCGCTGTGGTCGGTGTGCCCCCCAACGTGATGGGCATTGGCCCCGCCTTTGCCATCCCCAAGCTCTTGGAGAAGGCCGGCCTCAAGTCCAACGACATTGACATTTACGAGATCAACGAGGCGTTTGCGTCCCAGGCGCTCTACTCTGTTGAGAAGGTTGGCCTCGACCTTGCCAAGGTGAACCCTAACGGTGGTGCCATTGCGCTCGGCCACCCGCTCGGTGCCACCGGTTCTCGCCAGATTGCcactgcgcttgctgaGGCGAAGCGCTCCCACGCCAAGTTCATTGTCACTTCTATGTGCATTGGCACTGGTATGGGTATGGCTGCGCTTGTTGTTAACGAGCAGTAAGTTTGTATACAGCCAGTACCTAGGTCCCATTTAGCTCCGGCCGAAATGCGTTTTCCCTAAGGTGTGCGTAAGCCTCCACGTTTTTATTCGCCCGCACGTGCGACCGGTGTGGGCCGAGCGAGTCGCGCTGGCCACTCTTGCGCATTCAAACGCTGTACGCAGTATTGCAAAGGCCAGCGCGCAATACGGCGTCGGCGGTAGCGCAATTTCCGAATCTCTGCGGGAGAATTTAGTACTACAGCGTTTTAGGCCTGCTATTTCcccgcttgcgcgcctgaATCATTGCGCTCCTGGCGTCTACTCCGATTCGCGCGCCGATCCTagctctgcagcgcaggaaAAGTGTAAGACGATATAGTTTCGGCCTGCCGATACCAGCAACATTTTCcgcctttttttttctGCACATGAAAGATATACAAACTACGGCGCCGGACGCTCCCATCGAGCACGCTCAGAGCGAGCCGACCTCGGGTGGCATTCCTGGCCAGTCCAACAAGAGCCGCCGCACGTCTTCGACGTTCTCGCCGCGGAATGAGCATACGCCTCTGGAGCATTCTGCATCACAGGAAGAAAACGTGGAGCGCGACTCACAAGAGAAATCGGCGCCCGTGCAGAAGCCCTCGCACCTCGATATTGCCAACTATCCCTCGGCTGATTTGTTAAAAATGCTTGCTGCActcctgcagcacatcgcCACCTCGAACGACCAGCTCCGTCCACTTCACTCTGCGCGGAGCCAGGAGCAGATGCAgcaagcgatgcagcgcagcgaatCGAGCGGGTCGAGTCCGCCCTTTCCCATGGCGCTCAACGATCCACGGCGCCCCTCGACCACGACTGCCGCACTTACGACGCTCAATGCACCCAGCAGCACGCTGTGTTTTCATGCAAGGCATGTGCCGAGCATCAGTATCGAGGCGTACCTCTTGCGTATTCTAAAGTACTGCCCAACAACGAACGATGTTTTTTTGAGCCTTCTCGTCTACTTTGACCGTCTTAGCCGTGTCGGTGCAACGGGCAGTTTCCCTGACGATCCAcctgtgctgcagcgcacttCGCATTCAAATGGCTCGTCGACTCCGTCGGCACAGCTGTCGCCCAACACCTTTACGCCGCAGCACGAGgccagcgatgcagcagcCACACAAAATGCCGCGACGGAACCACCGCGCTTTCCAGGTATACGTGGCTTTGCAATTGACAGCTACAATGTACATCGTCTCGTTATTGCCGGCATTACGGTCGCAAGCAAGTTTTTCAGTGATGTGTTTTATACCAATGCCCGCTACGCCAAGGTGGGCGGTCTCGCCGTGCACGAACTCAACCAGCTTGAACTGCATTTTTTGCTGCTTACGGATTTTCGTCTTATGATCTCCATTACAGAGATACAGCAGTACGGTGATCAGCTCCTCGCATACGCGCACGACCGCTCCGCCGCTTCTAAACTCCAGCACCCAGTACGGCGTGCCGACAGCAGATCTCAGGACACTGGCCAAGACTCATGATTGTCACCCGCTCACTACGAGATAGGATGTATATACCCATAAGTTTCTCTGCTCACTCCGCCGCATGAACAGCGGTTGCCAATGGCATGACGTTTGTCAACGACGAAAAACCAGGCACGCACAAAACATGGGTTGCGCATACTTCTGTATTATGCTCATCCTAAATTTAGTGACCATCCTTTCACCCCATGCTGAAGCGATGTGCGTCGTTATTTGCCAAAACACGGTTTGCCTTCTATTTATTGGATCAAAAAAAGCTGGGCATCGATTGATGCACCCAATGTAGGCTACAATCTGCATGCGTCGTCGCTTTATATATGCATGTTCCTCACGCGATTGGCGTAATTTTGCAAATCAATAAAATACACAGCAGACAAGGTCAATGATTCTTTCTCATGCACGCATCTCAAGTTGGGTTGCTGTAATTCAATTTCTTCTTTGTGTATTGATATGACAGCCCCTTCCTCGGCGTAGTGATTGGCTGGTTGGGCGCGAGTAAGTCATCCAGAAATGAATCGCTGCGATGCCATCTCTTTGTGTAGTTCGTGGGGTCTCGTAGTGTGCCGGGCTGCCCCGCGATTCGCTGCAAATTGCAGGAGCAGGCGAACGTGGCTTGAAAAAGGTTTATAGTCCACTTAACCTTAAAGTAAAAAGAAGAAGCATACTGCGTATTTAATACCATCACTACGTATTAGCCCAGCACGAGGGCGCACGATTTACTGTTTCCATTCCACGCTGTCCTCGACTCAGTCACGAAAAGGTGAACTCTTGGGGCATCGTGCTTTCTCCAATTTTTTTCTCATTTGGAACACCATGCCACTCACAGTACCATTCCCGAGTCCTAGCTGGGATCTCTTGACGGCCACACACCCATTTACGAACCCATGCAATCACCCATCCGCGCAGGCGAATGTCAAACCTGAGGTCCCGCTCCCACTCCCAGCCAACAATATGCCAGCCACAACAGAACAAGCATGGCATCGACACCTTCCTGTATCTTCCCCGCCGCAGCCAACTGCATTATATGCCGAGCCTCAAGCGGATATTAATCGCACGCATTCGGACGACGCAGAGTCTCTCTGCATGGACAAGTCCGACACCCTCTCGTCATCGTCACTCAACCCTATCCAGCTCTATGGCTGCGTATCTCCCAGCGAGAAACACAAGCCAATTCACTGCTCCCATGGCCGCAAAGCGGCACCCAACCACGTCAAGCGACCATGCAATGCATTCATCCTGTTCCGATCGCACGCAGTCGCGACCAGCCTAGTTCCAAAAgaggtcgagcgcgaccaCCGCAACATTAGCCGCATCATCTCGCATATGTGGCGCAGTCTTGACcccgaggagcgcaagcagtgGGAGAATCAAGCCGAGCTCGAAAAGGagcgccaccgccgcgcacacCCAGACTACAAGTACAAGCCGTcctcgcggcgcgcgcatatTCCCCGCAGGAACATACGCCGGCGATCTAGTACTGAGCGCCAGTGTGAGCAAATCGCCGACATTATCCTCAAGTCCTACGGCCGCTCCGGTGTCAAGCAACACTGCGCAAATGCTTGTATCCGCAGTGCGACCGGGCATGCTATCGCCGAAAGCGAGCGCGGGCGCGATATGACCAAGGCATGCCATGTCATGCCCCGCCGCAGTCTCAGCAGCGATTCTGCCATGGCAATCCTGAACCACACGCCATGGGAAATGGACCCTTGCCTCTGGCCGCCGAACTCGCCCAGTCTGTGCGTCCCGTCGTGTATCCCTTCCATGCCCCGCCGCTCCTtgtctgcgccgccgataCAGCGTGGAATAGTGGAGATGCGGGACGCCATAAATTC includes these proteins:
- the HHF1_2 gene encoding Histone H4 (COG:B; EggNog:ENOG503P3ZX) codes for the protein MSGRGKGGKGLGKGGAKRHRKILRDNIQGITKPAIRRLARRGGVKRISGLIYDETRGVLKLFLENVIRDAVTYTEHAKRKTVTSLDVIYALKRQGRTLYGFGA
- a CDS encoding acetyl-CoA C-acyltransferase (EggNog:ENOG503NUEC; COG:I); the encoded protein is MSFATQTGKDQLVAKHDDDVVICAALRSPITKAKKGGLAQAAPEEMLGVVLKAIIQKTKIDPKLIEDVSIGNVLPPGGGATSARQAVLWAGIPNTAAVNTVNRQCSSGLASINQIANEILSRQIDIGIAGGVESMTLNYGAGVMPTKMSDSVLENEEAADCLMPMGITSENVARNFNVTREKQDAFAAESQRRAAEAQKAGKFKEEIVTINYVDDDGKERVVSEDDGIRAGVTKESLGKLKPAFAADGTTHAGNASQVSDGAAAVLLARRSIAKKYNLPILGKYSGAAVVGVPPNVMGIGPAFAIPKLLEKAGLKSNDIDIYEINEAFASQALYSVEKVGLDLAKVNPNGGAIALGHPLGATGSRQIATALAEAKRSHAKFIVTSMCIGTGMGMAALVVNEQ
- the PCL7 gene encoding cyclin-like protein interacting with PHO85 (EggNog:ENOG503NW3Y; COG:S; BUSCO:EOG09263L00) produces the protein MKDIQTTAPDAPIEHAQSEPTSGGIPGQSNKSRRTSSTFSPRNEHTPLEHSASQEENVERDSQEKSAPVQKPSHLDIANYPSADLLKMLAALLQHIATSNDQLRPLHSARSQEQMQQAMQRSESSGSSPPFPMALNDPRRPSTTTAALTTLNAPSSTLCFHARHVPSISIEAYLLRILKYCPTTNDVFLSLLVYFDRLSRVGATGSFPDDPPVLQRTSHSNGSSTPSAQLSPNTFTPQHEASDAAATQNAATEPPRFPGIRGFAIDSYNVHRLVIAGITVASKFFSDVFYTNARYAKVGGLAVHELNQLELHFLLLTDFRLMISITEIQQYGDQLLAYAHDRSAASKLQHPVRRADSRSQDTGQDS